In Citrus sinensis cultivar Valencia sweet orange chromosome 2, DVS_A1.0, whole genome shotgun sequence, a single genomic region encodes these proteins:
- the LOC102617907 gene encoding mitochondrial arginine transporter BAC1 isoform X1 codes for MEESWGSGYKEYVAGLIAGVATVIVGHPFDTVKVKLQKHNTEVHGIRYKNGLHCTARILRTEGVRGLYRGATPSFLGMAFESSLLFGIYSQTKQLLQGGVQSGGPQPNVIIPSAAFGGSIISFVLCPSELVKCRMQVQGTDSLVPKSVRYTSPLDCALRTVKQEGVMAIFRGGSTTFLREAIGNAVFFSVYEHVRYYMHLKLKAASSDHSNLIDMGIGIVSGGLGGVAFWSAVLPLDVAKTIIQTAPDKNASTNPFQILNSIYRRAGLKGCYTGLGPTIMRAFPANATAIVTWELAGKLLGIKHG; via the exons ATGGAAGAGAGTTGGGGTTCCGGTTACAAAGAGTATGTGGCAGGCTTAATCGCCGGTGTTGCTACCGTCATTGTCGGTCATCCTTTCGACACCGTCAAG gtGAAGCTGCAGAAACACAATACTGAAGTGCATGGGATTAGGTACAAGAATGGTTTGCATTGCACTGCAAGGATACTCAGAACTGAAGGG GTTAGAGGACTCTACAGAGGAGCAACGCCATCATTCCTTGGGATGGCTTTTGAGAGTTCACTTCTTTTTGGTATCTATTCCCAAACAAAACAGCTACTGCAG GGAGGGGTACAAAGTGGTGGACCACAACCCAATGTAATAATTCCTTCAGCAGCTTTTGGTGGATCTATTATCAGTTTTGTGTTATGTCCATCAGAGCTAGTGAAG TGTAGAATGCAAGTCCAGGGCACTGACTCTTTGGTCCCAAAGTCTGTTAGATACACCAGTCCTCTTGATTGCGCCCTAAGAACTGTCAAACAGGAAGGG GTCATGGCCATTTTTCGTGGAGGATCTACGACTTTTTTAAGAGAAGCTATAGGAAATGCGGTCTTTTTCAGTGTCTATGAGCATGTTCGTTATTACATGCATTTGAAACTGAAAGCTGCTTCATCCGATCACAGTAACTTGATTGACATGGGAATTGGGATCGTGAGTGGTGGTCTTGGTGGTGTAGCT TTCTGGTCAGCTGTTCTACCTTTGGATGTTGCAAAAACCATTATCCAGACTGCTCCAGATAAAAACGCCTCTACAAATCCTTTTCAGATTTTAAACTCG ATTTACAGGCGAGCTGGTCTGAAAGGATGCTATACGGGTTTGGGTCCTACTATAATGAGGGCATTTCCTGCTAATGCAACTGCAATTGTTACCTGGGAACTAGCTGGAAAGTTGCTAGGGATAAAGCATGGCTAG
- the LOC102617907 gene encoding mitochondrial arginine transporter BAC1 isoform X2: MEESWGSGYKEYVAGLIAGVATVIVGHPFDTVKVKLQKHNTEVHGIRYKNGLHCTARILRTEGVRGLYRGATPSFLGMAFESSLLFGIYSQTKQLLQGGVQSGGPQPNVIIPSAAFGGSIISFVLCPSELVKCRMQVQGTDSLVPKSVRYTSPLDCALRTVKQEGVMAIFRGGSTTFLREAIGNAVFFSVYEHVRYYMHLKLKAASSDHSNLIDMGIGIVSGGLGGVAFWSAVLPLDVAKTIIQTAPDKNASTNPFQILNSASWSERMLYGFGSYYNEGISC, encoded by the exons ATGGAAGAGAGTTGGGGTTCCGGTTACAAAGAGTATGTGGCAGGCTTAATCGCCGGTGTTGCTACCGTCATTGTCGGTCATCCTTTCGACACCGTCAAG gtGAAGCTGCAGAAACACAATACTGAAGTGCATGGGATTAGGTACAAGAATGGTTTGCATTGCACTGCAAGGATACTCAGAACTGAAGGG GTTAGAGGACTCTACAGAGGAGCAACGCCATCATTCCTTGGGATGGCTTTTGAGAGTTCACTTCTTTTTGGTATCTATTCCCAAACAAAACAGCTACTGCAG GGAGGGGTACAAAGTGGTGGACCACAACCCAATGTAATAATTCCTTCAGCAGCTTTTGGTGGATCTATTATCAGTTTTGTGTTATGTCCATCAGAGCTAGTGAAG TGTAGAATGCAAGTCCAGGGCACTGACTCTTTGGTCCCAAAGTCTGTTAGATACACCAGTCCTCTTGATTGCGCCCTAAGAACTGTCAAACAGGAAGGG GTCATGGCCATTTTTCGTGGAGGATCTACGACTTTTTTAAGAGAAGCTATAGGAAATGCGGTCTTTTTCAGTGTCTATGAGCATGTTCGTTATTACATGCATTTGAAACTGAAAGCTGCTTCATCCGATCACAGTAACTTGATTGACATGGGAATTGGGATCGTGAGTGGTGGTCTTGGTGGTGTAGCT TTCTGGTCAGCTGTTCTACCTTTGGATGTTGCAAAAACCATTATCCAGACTGCTCCAGATAAAAACGCCTCTACAAATCCTTTTCAGATTTTAAACTCG GCGAGCTGGTCTGAAAGGATGCTATACGGGTTTGGGTCCTACTATAATGAGGGCATTTCCTGCTAA